The region GAATTGAGAACAACATGATTATAGAACAATGCCTTCTTTCTCCTTGCTGGATAATTAATCTAATGCCTTCTTTCTCTTGCTGGATAATTAATCTACTAATCTTTCATGAGTAACGTAACCTTTTATTAGTAACACGAAACTACAAAAAAGAATTCTAAATAATCTAAAAAGTAAAAGTTTAAACAAGAATCCCAGCAAACAGAGTCCATCATGAACTCATAAAGACGAATCCAAAGAGTAGAAAATCAATAAGCTTCGTAAATAACTTGGTCAATCAATAATTTCTTAGTTTAATGATAATATTACTTACGTAAAAGGTAGGAAAATAGATGATAAATTGCAACACAAAATAAATTCTAAAAATTATTTGATCATCCTAAAAAATTATCATGCATATATTTTTAGACTCTATATAAAATGATTCATTGTCTCTGATGCTAATAAGttaaaaatatcaaatataattGATATGAAAATATCTTCATTATTTAGAACAAGTTTTCTTATATTTAACCATTTTACTTGATGCAATATGTTCTTCTCTTACCATGTACACAAGAACATTAACCTATTCCATTAAACTATTCTTCCTATATAATTTAATATTGACTTTGAGAATATTagtaatattttaaaaaaattaataagtgtattttaaaacaaatttttGAAAGGAGTATTCAAAATAAATAAACCCTGCGGGTACACATCATAAACCGAAGAAGAAGAGGATTAACGTTTGAACCTTCACAGACCCAGAAATTCTCCAAACTCCATTCCAATGGCTTTCACTTCTTCTCTCACTTCCCATTTTCTCTCTCTCCCAAACAAAAACCCATCCCTAACCCCTTTTCAATCTCAACCCTTCTTTTTCCCTACACTCCACCCAAAACCACTCTTATCATCACCTACTTCAATCTCAACCGTTGCTTCAGCGTCATCATCGAAAAACCCTTCCAGTAACAATAACCCTAAACAATCTAGACAAGATGAAGTTGTTGAGGTTGAAGTAGAAGAGGAACTTCCGTGGATTCAAGAGAAAGCTCTCGACCTCGTTGAGTTCACCGGTTCTGTTACCCAAGCGATTCCCGGTCCGAGAGTGGGTCCCACTTCATTGCCGTGGATTCTCGCCGTTCCTCTTGGTTATGCTGGTCTTACTTTCGTTATTGCGTTTGTTAAAACCGTTAGGAAATTCAGTTCTCCCAAAGCACAACGCAGGAAATTGGTTGGTTTTTTTGTTCCTTTGGATTTTTTTTGTTCATTGGGCTTATAGGAAATTATaatgtttgtgtgtttgtttcAGGTTGGTAAAAATGCGTTGTTGTGTAAGTCTGTTGATGATTTGTTACAAAGAGGACGAGATGAAGTTAAGGTTGATGATCTCAAAGGAATCGAAAATAAGGTGAGTTATAGAAAATATTTACTTTAAATTGTAGTTGGGTATGATTCTAAATTGTGATTGTAGTTATGCTGCAAACCATGATATTGTCGCAGAATGCGAGCAAATGCAACCGCGATTTCAGTTGTAGAGACATCTAAAACCTTTATATTTTCGCTGTAGACCTGAGTTTGTAATTAATTTTTGTCGCAATCTTTGTTATTGTGAAAAATTGTATACAAATGTGACTGCAACTGCTGACACTTTATAGTCATAGAGATATAGAAAAACTCTTGATATTGCAGGTCTGTGTTGCAGTTGCAGACCTTTTTCTAAAACCTTGAATATGACATGTGGTCACTATTTGACATTTGCTGTTGAATAATATATGGCCTCACATTTTGTCTAGGGG is a window of Lathyrus oleraceus cultivar Zhongwan6 chromosome 6, CAAS_Psat_ZW6_1.0, whole genome shotgun sequence DNA encoding:
- the LOC127092757 gene encoding uncharacterized protein LOC127092757, which produces MAFTSSLTSHFLSLPNKNPSLTPFQSQPFFFPTLHPKPLLSSPTSISTVASASSSKNPSSNNNPKQSRQDEVVEVEVEEELPWIQEKALDLVEFTGSVTQAIPGPRVGPTSLPWILAVPLGYAGLTFVIAFVKTVRKFSSPKAQRRKLVGKNALLCKSVDDLLQRGRDEVKVDDLKGIENKTGFVLEEILRKYIRYALNEKPFNPDVVADLIQLRRASGLKDSQVAEILNEISRRIVRDKGPIVMNKSGYTEKGFKRKLAVQALFGKVFYLSELPEFCSRDSSLFVKEIFGVTDEDADQLRLHTTSEAGNLDSLEKMVDSSDSEDSSEVS